In Papaver somniferum cultivar HN1 chromosome 1, ASM357369v1, whole genome shotgun sequence, a genomic segment contains:
- the LOC113313608 gene encoding 26S proteasome regulatory subunit 6A homolog yields the protein MGSSSDAAAMDVEGGMGDEIDNMSLNDILAASRQLGDQSRILNDELRRLTHEIETNKEDIKANKEKIKLNKQLPYLVANVVEILDLPPEEDEEQDGANVDLNSQRKGLSVVVKTSTRQTIFLPVPGLIDPTELKPSDLVGVNKDSYLIFEKLPSEYDSRVKAMEVDEKPTEDYNDIGGLELQIQELKEAIVLPITHADRFKKIGIKPPKGVLLYGPPGTGKTLMARACAAETNATFLKLAGPQLVQMFIGDGAKLVRDAFNLAKEKVPCIIFIDEIDAIGTKRFDSDANGDREVQRTMLELLNQLDGFGSNDQIKVIAATNRTDVLDPALMRSGRLDRKIEFPHPTEEARARIMQIHSRKMNVHPDVNFEELARSTDDFNGAQLKAVCVEAGMLALRRDATEVIHEDFNEGIIQVQAKKKASLNYYA from the exons ATGGGTTCTTCATCTGATGCTGCTGCAATGGACGTTGAAGGAGGCATGGGAGATGAGATTGACAACATGTCTCTTAATGACATTCTCGCTGCTTCTAGACAACTCGGCGATCAATCCCGAATACTCAAT GATGAATTAAGGAGATTAACTCATGAAATAGAGACGAATAAGGAGGATATCAAAGCTAATAAGGAGAAGATTAAGCTTAACAAACAGCTTCCTTACTTGGTTGCTAATGTCGTTGAG ATCTTGGACTTGCCCCCAGAGGAAGACGAGGAGCAAGATGGTGCCAATGTTGACTTGAATTCACAAAGGAAGGGGTTGTCTGTCGTTGTAAAAACATCCACTCGTCAG ACAATCTTTCTGCCTGTTCCTGGACTTATTGATCCAACTGAATTGAAACCTAGTGATCTGGTTGGCGTTAACAAAGACAGCTATCTGATATTTGAAAAACTTCCTTCTGAGTATGACTCACGTGTAAAGGCTATGGAGGTTGACGAAAAACCAACAGAAGACTACAATGATATTGGGGGCCTTGAACTACAG ATTCAAGAACTTAAAGAGGCAATTGTTTTGCCAATTACTCATGCAGACAGGTTTAAGAAAATAGGAATCAAACCACCCAAAGGAGTTCTATTGTACGGACCTCCTGGAACAGGCAAGACACTGATGGCCCGTGCATGTGCAGCAGAAACCAATGCCACTTTCTTGAAGCTAGCAGGTCCTCAATTGGTTCAG ATGTTCATTGGTGACGGAGCTAAACTTGTCCGTGATGCGTTTAATCTTGCAAAGGAGAAAGTCCCTTGCATCATCTTTATCGATGAGATTGACGCAATTGGAACTAAGCGATTTGATAG TGACGCCAATGGAGATAGGGAAGTACAGCGGACAATGTTGGAACTGCTTAACCAACTTGATGGTTTCGGCAGCAATGACCAGATAAAG GTCATTGCGGCAACTAATCGTACCGATGTTTTGGACCCTGCCCTCATGCGATCAGGCCGTTTGGATCGTAAAATTGAGTTCCCTCATCCTACTGAAGAAGCGAGAGCCAGAATCATGCAG ATCCACTCTAGGAAAATGAATGTACATCCTGATGTGAACTTTGAGGAGTTGGCTCGTTCTACTGACGACTTCAATGGTGCACAGTTGAAAGCCGTTTGTGTCGAGGCTGGCATGTTAGCTCTTCGCAGAGATGCAACTGAG GTGATCCACGAAGACTTCAATGAAGGTATCATTCAAGTCCAGGCGAAGAAGAAAGCCAGCTTAAATTACTATGCATAG
- the LOC113313617 gene encoding choline-phosphate cytidylyltransferase 1-like, with product MSSSDPPVRVYADGIYDLFHFGHARSLEQAKKSFPNTYLLVGCCSDEVTHRYKGKTVMTESERYESLRHCKWVDEVIPDAPWVISQEFLDKHNIDYVAHDSLPYADTSGAGKDVYEFVKKVGKFKETQRTDGISTSDIIMRILKDYNQYVMRNLDRGYSRKELNVSYVKEKRLRVNMGLRKLRDKAKEHQEKVGERIQTVAKTAELHRNEWVENADRWIVGFLGMFEEGCHKMGTAIRDRIQERLTGQQQLRLKNGDPENGEEEYYDEDEEYYYYEDDGDDDDFEEEEEEEEEEEKGKGEK from the exons atgtcgaGTAGCGATCCACCTGTTCGTGTTTACGCTGATGGAATCTACGATCTCTTCCACTTCGGTCATGCTCGCTCTCTCGAACAAGCCAAGAAATC GTTCCCAAACACGTATCTTCTGGTTGGATGCTGCAGCGATGAAGTTACACATAGATATAAAGGCAAAACTGTCATGACCGAATCCGAACGATATGAATCTCTTCGCCATTGCAA GTGGGTTGACGAAGTCATTCCTGATGCACCATGGGTTATCTCACAGGAGTTCCTTGATAAGCATAATATCGACTATGTTGCTCACGATTCTCTCCC TTATGCTGATACGAGTGGAGCTGGAAAAGATGTATATGAATTC GTTAAAAAGGTTGGAAAGTTTAAGGAGACGCAACGTACTGATGGGATTTCTACCTCAGATATTATTATGAGGATTCTTAAAGATTATAACCAATATGTGATGCGTAACCTGGATCGTGGGTATTCAAGGAAAGAACTTAATGTCAGCTATGTGAAG GAAAAGCGTCTTAGAGTCAACATGGGTTTGAGGAAATTACGTGACAAAGCCAAGGAACACCAAGAAAAAGTGGGAGAGAGG ATACAAACAGTCGCAAAAACTGCTGAACTGCATCGTAACGAGTGGGTGGAGAATGCAGATCGTTGGATTGTTGGTTTTCTGGGGATGTTCGAGGAAGGTTGTCACAAAATG GGAACAGCCATCAGGGATAGAATTCAAGAACGGTTGACGGGACAGCAGCAATTGCGACTTAAGAATGGTGATCCTgagaatggagaagaagaatactATGACGAAGACGAAGAATACTACTACTACGAGGATGATGgcgatgatgatgattttgaagaagaagaagaagaagaagaagaggaggagaaagGGAAAGGGGAAAAGTAA
- the LOC113313646 gene encoding DNA-directed RNA polymerase II subunit RPB7-like has product MFFHIVLERNMQLHPRHFGPNLRDKLVAKLMKDVEGTCSGRHGFVVAITGVDNVGKGLIRDGTGFVTFPVKYQCVVFRPFKGEILEAAVTIVNKMGFFAEAGPVQIFVSNHLIPDDMEFQSGDIPNYTTSDGSVKIQRDSEVRLKIIGTRVDATEIFCIGTIKDDFLGVINDPGAAA; this is encoded by the exons ATGTTTTTTCACATAGTGCTGGAAAGAAATATGCAACTCCATCCTCGCCATTTCGGCCCAAATCTACGTGATAAGTTGGTTGCAAAGCTCATGAAAGATGTGGAAGGCACCTGCAG TGGCCGTCATGGGTTTGTGGTGGCAATAACAGGCGTTGATAATGTTGGGAAAGGTCTAATTCGTGATGGTACAGGGTTTGTGACGTTTCCTGTCAAGTATCAATGTGTAGTTTTCAGACCTTTTAAAGGGGAGATACTTGAAGCTGCGGTTACCATAGTTAATAAG ATGGGGTTTTTTGCTGAAGCTGGTCCTGTTCAAATATTTGTCTCAAACCAT ctGATACCAGATGATATGGAATTCCAGTCTGGAGATATTCCAAATTATACAACTTCAGATGGATCA GTTAAAATTCAAAGGGATAGTGAAGTACGGCTAAAGATAATTGGAACTCGAGTTGATGCTACAGAAATT TTTTGCATTGGTACCATAAAAGACGATTTCTTGGGTGTAATTAATGACCCTGGAGCCGCTGCTTAA